The genomic DNA aacaatcattcaaggcgccttcaatgtgttcaaggcgccttcaaggttactgctacagtaatttctgctacagtaatttcagcctcttttgtcttcttttcttctcctctttagcttccgaagctccgttcttttgggtgattgcgaccaaccggaatagggctcacccgaacccaattcccggccttctcctcgagcagccttccgtcccggcttaacgtccctcgaacgccgcgcacgctcttcacgcccaccggagtactcttccgcagctctctcgtccttcggacgcaccgagcccgtcggctcccttcccgtgccgtccttctcgctagctgcgtcttccgctcgacttcctgtgttcctaagctcctgcacactcagacacagggatcaaacacagcaggacctaaccaacttggttgatcacatcaaaactaccacggggtccaacacaaaATGCTTGTGTACTAAAATTGTTGCCTATAAGAAGTTTCCAATGGCCAATTAATAGGGCATCAATCTAGTGAAACTGCCTCACTATTGTAGCTTGCCTGCTAAGGTTATTGGTTTGCTTCTCTTTTTTCCCATTGTTTACTTTTCTCCATGTAAGTAGAATATCCCCCATTTTTTGTATATATTTCCCTATTAATATATTTTGTAGGGTTTTGTCAATACTCaaatattattatgcatataGAGCCCACACCGTTGCACATACTTTCCTTAATATATTTGGATAGGGCATTTGTCCTTGTTATCAAATATAATGTGTGGATTGGGTTCCTCAAGTTTTGTCTGTATGTTTCAGGTTGGTTCAGGCAAGTCATCCTTGTTGCATTCAATTCTTGGAGAGATGCGTCTCATTCAGGGATTAATTATTTCTCAAGGATCAATAGCATATGTGCCACAGGTTTCTCTATCattgctaaataaaaaaaataaaaacttttcaACTTTAGATGCTCATGCTTGCTTTGTAATCCTACAGGTACCTTGGATCCAGTCAGGTTCAGTGCGTGATAACATTTTGTTTGGAGATAACTTCGACACTAAAAGGTGAATTTTTCTTCTTTTGATTCTTTTAAATGATATCTTGTCTTTAATATATTATCTATTGTGGATGATTATGGGTCTTACATATATAGTTTCTGATGAGTTTCTttcatttttggaaaaaaaaaaacagatacaGAGAAATATTACATGCATGTGCACTTGATGTTGATATTTCACTTATGATTGGGAATGATCTATCATACATTGGCGAGAAAGGAATCAACTTATCTGGTGGACAACGAAGCCGTCTTGCATTTGCAAGGTTAGTTTGTTATTCTTGGGAGAGTGCTATTTGAGTTGTTGAGTTTGCTTATATGCCTAGGCCTAATATCAAAGAAAATTTTCAGGGCTGTCTACAGTGACTCTGATATTTACTTGCTTGATGACATACTCAGTGCAGTTGATTCTCAAGTTGCATCATGGATTCTTCATAGGGTAATCCTAGGCCCTCTGATGAATCAGAAGACACGGATTCTCTGTACTCATAATTTTGCAGTAGgtgaattataattcatctttCTTTTGTTAGAAATGACACTAGGTTCCTAAGTCAATTGAGTGAACAGCCGCAGTTGGTTTGGTTAccatttcaattcttggaaatgcCATATTGCTTGGAAATGTATATCGATCAAGCTTGTGTAATATACGAGTATGACAGCAACATAGCAATATTTTCTTGAATTattgatcttttttttttttttttgcttatgaCAAAAATATGCTCATCAAGTACTCTTCTTCATGCAGGCAATTTCTGCAGCTGATATAATTGTAATCATGGATGGAGGGCAGCTGAGGTGGGTTGGGACTTCCACTGATTTCTTGGAATCTCCACTGTCCAAAAGTTCTCTTCCTAAACATTCAAGCTTGTCATCATTGGAATTTGTACAAAATGAAAGCATGGGAAGCACTTCCAATGAAATTGTGTTTGTTCATCCGGTGGACAACGAACTTATAGCTGATTTAGAGAAAGCAAACTCAAATGATGATATAGAGCTAAGGAAAGAAGGGAATGTTGATCTTAGTGTTTACAAGTAATGGTTTCTTTACATTGTGTAACTATGTtatttaaaatctagaaatgcagTCTTGGTTAATATTCTAGCTTATGTCATTGGTGATTATTTCCCACATCGCAGAAGTTATGCTAGGTTTGCAAGCTGGCCGATTGTTATACTAATATGTATTTCCGCTATATTTATGCAAGCATCCCGTAACGGCAATGACTTATGGTTATCCCATTGGGTCGATGCCAACAATGGAACTGAGCAAACAAGATTTTATCTGGTATTTTTTTCTTGTTTACTGTAAACTAGAAGCCAGTTGTTTATTCAATTTAGTGGGTTTCTTTGTGAAGTGAACAATCATTAGCAATTCATACAGTCAGCTGCAttcatatatatacatatatatgtttTTGTAGATTATACTCTCCATTTTTGGCGTTATGAATTCCATCTTCACCTTAGCAAGAGCATTTTCATTTTCATATGGTGGCCTACGTGCTGCAGTTCAGGTGCATGCTGAGCTTCTAAGTAAGCTTATCAATGCACCAGTTTGCTACTTTGACCAAAATCCAAATGGGAGAATACTTAATAGGTCAGGAAATATTTTTTGCCTTCTTTCCCTGATTAGTTTACTAATGAAGATTTTCAGTATGCAGATTATCCTCAGACCTTTATGCCATTGATGATTCTCTtccatttatttttaatattctccTAGCCAATTTCTTTAGCTTGTTGGGCATTGTGGCAGTTTTGTCCTATTCACAGGTAGAGATGTACAGTTTACTCTAAAGATGCATGTCCAACTTAACAATTGTACCGCTACAAGTCTGACCTTTCTAGTTAATTTTGAAATGCTTATGCAGGTCATGTTCTTGATATTGTTGATTCCTCTGGGTTTTGTATATAAAAAACTGCAGGTACTCTCTTTCAAACTccaatttgtttttttatttccaGATCTTTGTAGTCTAATGCAGAATTTAATACAGACCAACTGACTAGCATCATTCTTTGTTCTTAGTTGTGTCATTGAGTATCTAATGATAATGGTTCCAAGTTTCATTTGAAAATATGAAAGTAACAACTTTGTGATGCTTTGTGAAGTCTTGATGCCTAGAACAGTGATGATTTTGTAGATAAATATGTTTACATTCTGTTTTATCATTTACCCACCTGTAGCATTCAAAACACAAAAGAGTTTGGAGAGAGAATGTAATTGAATCCCGATTCAAAATGCCATGTGACAACATTAATTGAAAACTATTAAATTCTGATTTTCTTGGTGGGCTGATTGGACTGGTGTATCTCTAGTTACCAAGCAGTATCAATCATTGGAGAATGAATGTAATTGAATCGTGATTTAAAACACCAAGTGAAAGTATCTATTGAAAAACTGATTTGATCCTGATTTTCTTGGTGGGCTACTAGATCGGACTGGTGTAACTCTAGGTATCAAGCGGTATCAAACTATCCTGTCAAGTAATTTCATcagaaaaagataattttaaaattataattatcagCCATATTTTCTGATATAACGGTTGAAGTGTTAAATATTTGTTGTTACACGGACATTAAAGTGGGGAAAATTATTCCTCTCTATTACAGTCTTATTGACAGTTTACATGTTCATCCATCTTAACTGTGCATTTATAGAAATACTAACTATTTACAATCGGGCCCATAGCACTCCCCATATTCAAATATATTATAAAATCCCAATTTCTTACAAATATATTCAATACTTGGATCATTAAGGATTTGATTAGCAGAATGCTAACTGATGATTAGAGCTAACAAATGAGTGACTACCTCCTTTGAACAACAATTCTTCTTGACAATTAATTTGAATGTGCTTCATCTCTTCATGAAAGTCAAGATTGAAAACAATGTGTACCACAACTGGATCATCACTACAGTGTAGTTTCATTGGCTCAATAGGAGGATCTCCCAACTGGTTGTTAACTTTTTGAGCTAGATAATCTCACATGTAGCAAGAACCATAGCTATGTACATTGCCTTTGCATTCTACTTAGCAAAAACAATTTTTTTCTTATTGTTCCAAGATATGACATGTGGTCTCCAAGAACAAAATATCCCGATGTGGATTTCCTATCCATTGGAACCTTCAAATCTGTTGTTTGCCCATAATCTGTTGATGATTATGGTATATTAGAGCCTTTCTTCTAGTATTCTCGGAATATTGTAAATCTTGTTGCTTCCAAATGGTCTTGATATAGAGTCTCAAGTAATTAACTAATCATACTTAACAACTGAGATATGACTCGTAGGTAATTCAACTTTCTAACTATTCTCCTATAATTGGATGAGATTATGAATTCCCTTGTTCTGGCATCAATTTAACATTTAGATCCATTGGAGTATCAATTGACCTTTCTTCAACTATTCTAGTCTACTTGAGCATGTTAGACATATTTCATTGAGGAATTTCTCCTCTTAACTGGACAAGGGTATATGTGGTAAAGGAATCTGTATGAATAGGTCCATGATTTGGGTGGATGGAACAGAAGGGTAGAAATATTTGGGAAGAAACAGTGAGGTGGAGAGGGAACATTGGATTTCATTTGATCTTGAGCAATAGCTTGGGCTGGATGAAAGGCAGCGAAATGAATATCTCTTTTTGTATTGGCAGTGGGGatggaaaagagagagagagagagaggggcgaTAGCAACAGGATAAATGGGATTTATGGGTTAGGCTCTAATACCAAGTTGAAAATTTGATATCATATTGTTGTATCAAATAGGATTACAATCCAATATTTATAGACCAAacatctacaaaaaaaaaaggcaTAAGACTAAGTATGCCTTGGACCTGGTTATCTCTTATAATTCTCtaaataacatcacataacatatagaTGACTTTTTAACTCTACCACCCAAATTAGTTTGTGCAAACTTACCTCattatttctatttttctattGGCATGTCATTATGATGAGTCCATAAAGATAACAGCAAATTTTGGTAACTATCTTATGTTTATGTGCTACAACCTGACCTATGTTACAGTTTTACTACAGGTGCACTTCACGTGAGCTTCGGAGATTAGACAGTGTTTCTCGCTCACCTATATATTCATCTTTCACAGAAACATTGGATGGTTCATGTACTATAAGGGCGTTTAAGAAAGAGGTGAACATGGATATTCTTATTCTACCATCCTGACCAATCACAATTCTATTCTTGGTTAGACAGATGTATTCTCCTGTCAGACTAAAAATAACCTGGAATCTTGATAATTACTATCAAGATCAATATTTTTTGGGAAGAAAAATTCCCAACAACTTGCATAATTGTTCATTAATGTGATAAATCACACAATTCTTAGTGGAAAATATGTCATCCTTTAGCTGTACGTTTGCATTCAAGCTTATCAAATTGAGGAGTGTTTGAATATGAAGGATCAAGTGCGTCTTATATGAACCATGCTTTTCCTTTGTTTCTATTTGGCATCATTTTAACTGATTCCTTTGTTTCTAGTTGGTATCATTTTAAGTGAGCATACTATTATAGCCTTGCTTTATGTTTGAATTATTTATGCTTAGAAAGCATAAAGATTTCACACCTTGTCTGTTTCTCTTTCTTAAGCTTTCTAGATAAATGTATGATTTTTTTTCCCCATTGAATTTCTTATCTAGAAGGGTGCAGTATCTTGATCAAAAATTTTAGTATGAACATACAAGTGCTTCCAGTTAGTTACTCCACTTGTGAAGTCAAATTTCTTTTCTTTGAGCTAATGATGCGAATGACAGGAAATCTTCATGGCAAGATTCTTGGACCTTGTCCAGTTGTATCAGCAAACTTCCTATTCTGAACAAACAGCAAGTTTATGGCTTTCTTTGCGCCTCCAAGTATTATTCTTTCCTTGGTTTTTTTGTTTGATTTAGTTGTCCTATTTAGGTGTTTTTGGTTCTCCACAAGTTGGTGGCAGTCATTATACCGATATTCCTGAATGTATGCCACATTTAACTCTATAAATTATGGAGGCAATCACACTATTTTATTTAGTTGTTGTCAGCTTCAGTAATATTATTTATTGGAGTGATGGCTGTCATTGGTCATGGACATGATTTTTCACTTACCTTGGATACACCTGGTCTGGTAAGTTTGTAACTGAAGAATGTTCTGTTGCCTACTTTTAGTTTAAACAATTTTATATAAATGTTGATAATGATTCCTAATAAGGACCTCAAATTGTTCTGGTTCCAGGTAGGATTGGCCCTATCTTATGCTGCACCAATAGTGTCATTGTTGAGCAGTTTTCTTACAAGTTTCACTGAAACAGAGAAAGAAATGGTATCTGTTGAGAGAGTGGTTGAGGTAATTGATGATTTTATGTTATGCATGATGCATTCACAATCAGTAAACACAGAATATGCATGCAGTACATGGACATTCCGCAGGAAGAACTCCAAGGATCAAAATCTCTGCCTACTGGGTGGCCACCCCAAGGACTGATTGAATTTGACCATGTTAGTCTTCAATATAGACCATCACTACCAGCAGCTTTGAAGGATCTTTCTTTTAGTATTGAAGCAGGCATGAAGGTTTGTAGTGTATAAATTTTACTGGAATAGCTTGAAGCTTTGATATTAGATATTTTGTTGGATATGCTGGGTGCATACCTTTGTTGCTATAtcaactttgaatttttttttcttccatttGTAATCCTTTATGGGAATGAGTTATATTTGTACATTAGGTGGGAATTGTTGGGAGAACCGGAGCTGGAAAGTCGAGCATACTTAATGCACTTTTCCGCCTTACTCCCATCTGTAGGGGACGCATACTAGTAGATGGTACTAATATTGCTGTCTTGGCTCCTAGAGAACTCCGGGATCGTTTCTCAGTAGTTCCTCAAAGTCCTTTCTTGTTTGAGGGTTTTTTAAGGTGAGAAGAAAAAATCATTATTGTTCTATGCTTCTGAAATAGCATTTATATTGAGTTTCTTGGCGAGTAAAGAGATATATGACTTACGTGAAAAAGCTATCATTGTTGTACGAGTAAGGATTTTTATATGCTCCAGGGAGAACCTTGATCCATTTGGCATGACTTCTGATGCCAAAATCTGGGAAGCTCTCGAAAAATGTCATATGAAAGAAGTCATCGAAACAGCTGGTGGGCTTGGCATTCATGTTAAAGAAAATGGAACATCATTTTCAGTTGGTCAACGACAACTCATATGTCTTGCTCGTGCAATCATTAAATCCTCCAAGGTATATTACTTGTTTACGATGAGGAATATCACAAGAAATCACTGACCGTATTGAAAATTGGTGATCTAAATGTCCCTTTTTTTTGTTATTCATGTTGATGCAAAATGTTAATTCTCCTACTAGGCAATTGGCTCATAGTTTGTTCCCTAATGTTTCTTCCTTCTTCTGTCTGAATTTCTCTTATGCTTTCACTGTTTTTtataatatgcatgcttttacttTGTAGTATCCATCTGTTTCCTAGTAACATATGTTCATCTACTGTGGCAGGTTTGTAGTTTGCAGTACATAGTAATAACAACTTACCTCAATTTTCAGCCTTTGAAATCGATTGGGTTCTTTATCTTCAATATTGAGAGAGAGTTGGGAAAAAGTGGTTAAGATGGGTATAATTAACAATAATTTTTATGGTTAGGTTGGACAAGTTTTGGATTAGTCATGCGCATAGCAGAGGACACCTAAAAACATttaacaaaatattaaaatattttagtaCGCAAGGCTTAATGGTGGAAAAAGATCATGTATCTTAACTTCATTGTGGTCACATATTTATAGTTTTTAACATTATCTTCCTTGAGCTATCACTTACAAGATGCCAGACTATTAATGAATTCttgtttttttacattttatatATTGTTTACCATAtacatttaaataatttaaattgtaCTTATATCTCATAGGTCAAATTACAATTTTACTTGTTGCAATGTGTTAATTTAACTTAGAATGTGGGGTGTGGCAGTTGTAAattgacaaaataaaaaatattgaaagcTGATTTATTTAATCAATATCTCTAATGATATAGACTTAATAATGGTGGGATGAATCCTATGTGGCCTAGCTCAAATGGTTGAGAATAACACTTCTTTTTTGTGTTGTAACTTGGTGGCTCGACCAAGTCAGCATTGCTGAATAGACAAAGTATTCTTTTTGCAGATACTTTGCTTGGATGAATGTACAGCCAGTGTTGACACACAAACGGCTTTAATTCTGCAAAATGCCATCTCCATTGATTGCCAGGATACAACAGTTTTGACAATTGCACATCGAATTTCTACCGTGCTTGAGATGGACTGTATTTTAGTTCTTGACCATGGCATCCTGGTAAGCAACTGCTTTATCACAGATGTAATTTAGGATTCAACTAGAAGTCAAATATGTTTTTCAACCATATATTATTGGGAAATAATGATGCACACTGGTAGGTAAATACTATCAAAAATTTGGAAACTCTCTTTTCTGTTGGGTATAATGCATTTACCATTGAGGATATGACTGGATGTACAAACAGATCAGATGGCTTGatactagaaacgaaaggagaaTTTTGGtggtttcagtttttttttttttaaaaaaagaaaactagGGTAGCAGACACCTACCCAACTAATCACATTAGCTAGATTAATGACTTGTGCATTTTGGACGTATATCATAAACTATTTAATGCTTCAGGTGTTACTGCAAGTTGTGGTTCTTCAATAGTTAATGACAGACCATGGTACTTTCCATTACTGCTTTGATTTATCTGCAGGTTGAGCACGGTAATCCACGAGATCTTCTCGAAGATGAATGCTCTAGGTTCTCAAAGTTTGCCAAAGCATCTTCTATGTAAGCTAGTGATGCTGCTTCAAAGCCAACGAATCCCTCTCCTCTACTCTTAATAAATATTTACGCTTCTGTATCCAGATAGTAGATTTAGATGAGCaccttttgtatctaaattttctGCTTTAGATGCTGAGTTTATTTGAAGCCTAATTCATACTAGAAATTTCATCTATAGTTTCCAAAACTGAAACTAAAAGCAACTTCACATACAAGAATCTTTGTGGAAACACCCTACAGGATTTTTCTCGAAATCTAGAGAGAAGGTACCAAGTGTACGGATGATAACTATGCAACAAACCAATAGAAAGGAAATGGGAGGTAGCTTTATCCCACAACGGCCGCGGTTGGAATCAAGAGACAGGTTCTGGCCTAGTGAAAGAAGCGAGAAGAGGGCAAATATTAATGGTTTTTTATTACGACACCCTCGATCAAGAGACAGAGGGATTAGAAAATTAAGCCATCTAGATCAAGAGATGGAGGGATTGGAAAATTTAATGTAATTAGCCACTGATATGCATGAATGAACAGTTCGTAAGAACCCCATGaaaccaaataaatacataaTTATTTTCTGTAAGTGACTATATCTTTCCTCAAAACAAGCTTAGATTTTTTCTGGCCTCAGTTTGAGAATGTAGTTcataagaagaatttttttccCTACGGGTTCTAATAGATTCCTTCGTTTGGTTATAAAAAAGAAGTCAGTTATCGCCACTTAGAATTTTTATTCTCTAGCTATCAATTTTGTACAAGACCGAATAAATCAAGGACAAAGTTCATGATATTCCTGTAAAATCTCGATATAATAAGCCAGTTATAAAACTAAATTCACGTCGAATTGCTCCTGCAGGAATTTATTGGTCGAGTTACACTCAGTTTACCGTATCTACGTATTTCCCATGCTTCTACTCCAAGTCTCCAACTAAAGGGAGGGATTCGtctctatttttctcaaatatttttttttccaaaagaaaaagagaaaaaactCATCAGCCAAGTCATTTGTTAAACACCAACATGCACAAATGCACCACGTGAAGATGTTTCAACATCGAAGACTTTGTAGTTTAGTTCCTGATTCATATGAGCAATTTGAAGATTTTGTAGTTTAGTTCCTGATTCATATGAGCAAGTTTTAATGATCCCACAACTTTGTCTGATCAAAAAATGATTCCTACCTCAATGTCATGGAGAATGAACATTCTCCATTCACGGGTGTAACTGTTGCAGTAGAACAACTTGTCTCTTTCCCTCCCActccctttccttctcttctctgtTGCCTCAGTGCTCAGTGGTGAGTCCTCTAATGGTGGGAACCAGAGCCACCTCCTCCTGATGattttcccttcttcctcttgttgttgTCACCGTTGCAGGTGTTGTTTCATGTCTTGGAGAGAAGGTGCTGGTTTTGCAGCAGCAACTTCAGTTTGGGGTTTCCAAGACTTCTGGGAAATGCCTACCGCAGCGATCAAGTGAGTTCATACCTACTCTCTTTCTTTTTCAGCCTTAAAAATCTTGAATGCATAATAAATTTAGGATTTAGGTTGTGACTCTTTGTGACAGGAAGAACATGGATGGTGCAACAATGCTATAAATGAAGCACGAAAGCTACTCTTTTGGACCAATCGAGAGTAGAAAGGACACAAGATGGAAGCTTTTAGATGATGACAATGCCAGAGTTCAATCTCTACAGTCCCTGATGGGAAATACACTGGCTTACAAAGCGGAAGCAACTCCATCGGAAGCTCGAATTCCTCTCGACTCCGGAGCAAAGCTCCAAACTTTGAACTACATTGTCACAATCGAGCATGGCGGCAAGCAGATGACAGTGATAGTGGACACCGGGAGTGACTTAACCTGGGTTTAATGCCGTGCAACTCCTGCTACAGCCCTTCTCTTCGACCCTGCTGCTTCACCTTCCTACCGGTATATCCCATATCCCATGCAACACTTCCACCTGTGATTCCCTGCAGGAGGCCACCGGAATCTCGAATGTCTGCCGCGCCGACCGACCGAGTTGCAGCTACGGGCTCAGCTACAGGGATGGATCCTACGCCAACGGAGTGTTGGCCAGGGACAACATGAGCTTGGGGAGTGTTGGAAGGATTTTTGTTTGGGTGTGGGCAAAGCAATGGAGGCATGTTTGGCGGGACTCTGGTCTCATAGGGCTCGGCAGGTCCCAACTCTCCTTTATCTCTTAAACAACACCTCAATTTGGTGGCGTCTTGTCCTATGTCTCCCAACTCAGGAATTCGACTCGTTCGGGTCCTTCATCTTAGGCAATGACTACAATGTCTTCAAAAATTTGACACCATCTTTATATATACACTAACATGATTCCTGACTTATCCTCTTATTTGCCCCTGAATAAAGTTGAATTGGTTAATGCAGAGTAGAATTATTATCATAGGGCAGAGGTTCAATCTTAGTAAAGtcatgaaaaaaaaaagtcatcCTCTCTATACTAGTCAATTACAATTTTTCAATTTATCTCTTCACAGATGATCGTGAGACTAATTATGTAGAACTGTGATACCAAATTCTATTTTTTGTTACCACTGACTCATTCTCTTACTTCCTCAATCTCACGAACATGAGCATTATATTGGAATTATAATCAAAGTCTCATTTTAATCTAATTGAATCTTATTAGATTAAtgagttaatttaattagattttaaacttATATATTGATTTAATGATTAATCTAATAtttatttgagtttttaaataaACACACattatagataatattttaatatataagaTTTGATCACATTATTAGTCTTATCATATAAGACTTGATCATGCTTTATAAAGTTTTATTAGATAAAATTTGGtcacattttaaaaactcttattAGATAAAACTTAGTGACGGTGAACATGTTTTATTTGATAATATAATCCTAAAAGTTAGGGTTTATCTTAATTTATATATATGCATGGTAGCTAGCACTACATGCATATGATTTGAGATTCTAATTATGCTCGAGAGATGGGAGGCTGCTGTGCTTGTGTGGATATTGTTAGAGGCATGAATGTACTAATCGTGATGAGATCGACCAAACTCTCCAAATACGCAAAAGGGTCATACGCATCAAGAGGTAACGTCTTTATAAAATCTACGATGTAATTAGAATTCACTTGGATATATGATAGGTTCCTTTTTTTCtacatattttattatttaattattgcaCGGAactcaacaatggtatcagagacaCTTGAGAATTCATTTGAGAATTCGATTATATtgttttactatttatttttatgtttgatATAAAAAAACATGTTTATTATGATTAGAAGAATGATTTATGGGTGTTTTGGTGTTTCAATTTTATAGGGTTTTTGATTAGTCTAGTATGAAATAAAGTGATCGTAGCTTCATATTAATTCGATGATATTAATGTTATAATATGATTCATTCGACTAATCAAACAATGACGATTTTATGACTATTGATATCTCTGCGATAATCTATTGTGAATAGAGTATGATATATTAATTGTTCTATTAATAATCGGTATTGTGATTTGATTACAATAATAATGGATCTGTTAGCAGTTTGTGAAATTCGATTGTTAATATTAAAGGGAAATAAAGTAGTGACTCATTCTATGAGTTAAGGAAATCATTTATCTTTCAAGAGCTCTGCCCCAGATCCCCGACAAGGGGCACTACCCCCTTGACCCTCGCCCGCTAACTACTGCTAGGGCCGCCGACCCTTGGACCCCACTAGGGGTGTTGCCCCTAATACCCCGTATATTTTCGCTACATAAATCATTAATTGGAATCATAATAAAATGATATTATACAATTGATATATGTGATGCATAGTTATGACCCTTTACCcgatatgattggattgtgtgtgTATGtttgttataaaaaattaatacgaCCTATGTGTCGTGTCTTTTATCTCTATATCTCTAGTTGTAAAGATTTCCTttaattgtaatgtacaaattagaataATGCTAGTATAGTACTAGACTATAGAGTACTTGTAATTGATGAGAAAGAGACCAATAACACATGTAAATTGatgaagcacttggagaagatacaGTTCCCATGGGTTGTCAACTAAGGAAGCACTTGAAGAAGATTCAATTCATTTATGTTGACCTTTCGAACCTCTCATTGGCTTAAGA from Zingiber officinale cultivar Zhangliang chromosome 4A, Zo_v1.1, whole genome shotgun sequence includes the following:
- the LOC121970440 gene encoding ABC transporter C family member 13-like isoform X1, giving the protein MEFICPNASIVWDVKGFTPCFENMILGFGSNMVIILAVLILAGAQRNRERYNDMRVDHKKLLVLQIVSCCGAFLALIELSLLMKNTIEGNLTGSHYWFYQISLLFYWIVILLVSRLEHWFYVLCNNILCFCWIIKPLMQIPHFLRSLLSRKVIICISEGSLFSAELMFGLIVIVIRFTCLTEKKREVNSVKDSLLSFQTEIKEGQTEYLDGKSGSFCQLFMFKFVNTMMDVGVRKQLDFEDLVPLPSELMPSLCHTLMLDCWVAEKNKHGSHLLFKAMYNAYGWHYLRLGLLKALNDGVGFITPLLLNKLIRYLQQGSNSTEGYILALSMGLTSIFKSFLDTQYSFRLMKLKLMLRSSIMTIIYHKCLNISLAERSTFSDGEIQTFMSVDADRTVNLCNSIHDAWSLPLQIGVALYLLYTQVSFAFISGVTITVLLIPVNKWISKLIASATEDMMKQKDERIRSSGELLTYIRTIKMYSWESLFSQRLMKKRDAEVKHLSTRKYMDAWCVFFWATTPTLFSLFTFGVFALMGYSLDAATVFTCVALFNTLISPLNSFPWVINGLIDAFISTGRLSKFLSCTEKSCNIIMESMWQIQGQVPPSSALRRLTNSNMPTAVAFLDACSIWSNNSYVEQMAALNNVSVEVPKGLLVAVVGEVGSGKSSLLHSILGEMRLIQGLIISQGSIAYVPQVPWIQSGSVRDNILFGDNFDTKRYREILHACALDVDISLMIGNDLSYIGEKGINLSGGQRSRLAFARAVYSDSDIYLLDDILSAVDSQVASWILHRVILGPLMNQKTRILCTHNFAAISAADIIVIMDGGQLRWVGTSTDFLESPLSKSSLPKHSSLSSLEFVQNESMGSTSNEIVFVHPVDNELIADLEKANSNDDIELRKEGNVDLSVYKSYARFASWPIVILICISAIFMQASRNGNDLWLSHWVDANNGTEQTRFYLIILSIFGVMNSIFTLARAFSFSYGGLRAAVQVHAELLSKLINAPVCYFDQNPNGRILNRLSSDLYAIDDSLPFIFNILLANFFSLLGIVAVLSYSQVMFLILLIPLGFVYKKLQFYYRCTSRELRRLDSVSRSPIYSSFTETLDGSCTIRAFKKEEIFMARFLDLVQLYQQTSYSEQTASLWLSLRLQLLSASVILFIGVMAVIGHGHDFSLTLDTPGLVGLALSYAAPIVSLLSSFLTSFTETEKEMVSVERVVEYMDIPQEELQGSKSLPTGWPPQGLIEFDHVSLQYRPSLPAALKDLSFSIEAGMKVGIVGRTGAGKSSILNALFRLTPICRGRILVDGTNIAVLAPRELRDRFSVVPQSPFLFEGFLRENLDPFGMTSDAKIWEALEKCHMKEVIETAGGLGIHVKENGTSFSVGQRQLICLARAIIKSSKILCLDECTASVDTQTALILQNAISIDCQDTTVLTIAHRISTVLEMDCILVLDHGILVEHGNPRDLLEDECSRFSKFAKASSM
- the LOC121970440 gene encoding ABC transporter C family member 13-like isoform X4, with translation MQIPHFLRSLLSRKVIICISEGSLFSAELMFGLIVIVIRFTCLTEKKREVNSVKDSLLSFQTEIKEGQTEYLDGKSGSFCQLFMFKFVNTMMDVGVRKQLDFEDLVPLPSELMPSLCHTLMLDCWVAEKNKHGSHLLFKAMYNAYGWHYLRLGLLKALNDGVGFITPLLLNKLIRYLQQGSNSTEGYILALSMGLTSIFKSFLDTQYSFRLMKLKLMLRSSIMTIIYHKCLNISLAERSTFSDGEIQTFMSVDADRTVNLCNSIHDAWSLPLQIGVALYLLYTQVSFAFISGVTITVLLIPVNKWISKLIASATEDMMKQKDERIRSSGELLTYIRTIKMYSWESLFSQRLMKKRDAEVKHLSTRKYMDAWCVFFWATTPTLFSLFTFGVFALMGYSLDAATVFTCVALFNTLISPLNSFPWVINGLIDAFISTGRLSKFLSCTEKSCNIIMESMWQIQGQVPPSSALRRLTNSNMPTAVAFLDACSIWSNNSYVEQMAALNNVSVEVPKGLLVAVVGEVGSGKSSLLHSILGEMRLIQGLIISQGSIAYVPQVPWIQSGSVRDNILFGDNFDTKRYREILHACALDVDISLMIGNDLSYIGEKGINLSGGQRSRLAFARAVYSDSDIYLLDDILSAVDSQVASWILHRVILGPLMNQKTRILCTHNFAAISAADIIVIMDGGQLRWVGTSTDFLESPLSKSSLPKHSSLSSLEFVQNESMGSTSNEIVFVHPVDNELIADLEKANSNDDIELRKEGNVDLSVYKSYARFASWPIVILICISAIFMQASRNGNDLWLSHWVDANNGTEQTRFYLIILSIFGVMNSIFTLARAFSFSYGGLRAAVQVHAELLSKLINAPVCYFDQNPNGRILNRLSSDLYAIDDSLPFIFNILLANFFSLLGIVAVLSYSQVMFLILLIPLGFVYKKLQFYYRCTSRELRRLDSVSRSPIYSSFTETLDGSCTIRAFKKEEIFMARFLDLVQLYQQTSYSEQTASLWLSLRLQLLSASVILFIGVMAVIGHGHDFSLTLDTPGLVGLALSYAAPIVSLLSSFLTSFTETEKEMVSVERVVEYMDIPQEELQGSKSLPTGWPPQGLIEFDHVSLQYRPSLPAALKDLSFSIEAGMKVGIVGRTGAGKSSILNALFRLTPICRGRILVDGTNIAVLAPRELRDRFSVVPQSPFLFEGFLRENLDPFGMTSDAKIWEALEKCHMKEVIETAGGLGIHVKENGTSFSVGQRQLICLARAIIKSSKILCLDECTASVDTQTALILQNAISIDCQDTTVLTIAHRISTVLEMDCILVLDHGILVEHGNPRDLLEDECSRFSKFAKASSM